A stretch of Pseudomonas sp. CCC3.1 DNA encodes these proteins:
- a CDS encoding FUSC family protein encodes MLAKVFFNRFTAPLIERITFRWSSAWRDALASAIAAALAWILAKHFFGHVHPVFAAISAVVCLAPGLPSHGKQAVGLMVGVATGIIIGEAALWLPDGYPLLRISFATFSAIAIAALYGLGPVVPIQAGVSAILMLAVGPENAGVVRMLDVVMGAGVGLMFSQILLTPNPVGIIDDSAKDLLEKLAKGFGKSLKALEENNSKDAQNAVLIFSRAHDSLITLENGISSARNTARWTLRGRFVSREVKDIASRYERHAVRLYASALLFSEAFADALRKEQGPPPASLHERLANVASGCAAIASDGEKPVLIPVSDNQLADAVSAPWQICLQHLSTVESALQSFSASAQSDGK; translated from the coding sequence ATGCTCGCCAAGGTGTTCTTCAATCGCTTTACCGCCCCATTGATCGAACGCATAACCTTTCGCTGGTCGTCGGCCTGGCGCGACGCCCTGGCCTCAGCCATCGCCGCCGCCCTGGCGTGGATTCTGGCCAAGCATTTCTTTGGTCACGTGCACCCGGTATTTGCCGCCATCAGTGCCGTCGTCTGCCTTGCGCCCGGCCTGCCCAGTCATGGCAAGCAAGCGGTAGGGTTGATGGTCGGTGTCGCCACCGGGATCATCATCGGTGAAGCGGCGCTCTGGCTGCCCGACGGCTACCCGTTGCTGCGCATCAGTTTTGCCACGTTCTCAGCCATTGCAATTGCTGCCCTGTATGGCCTGGGCCCGGTAGTACCGATTCAGGCAGGCGTATCGGCCATCTTGATGTTGGCGGTCGGCCCCGAGAACGCAGGCGTGGTGCGCATGCTGGATGTGGTGATGGGCGCCGGGGTCGGCTTGATGTTCAGTCAGATTCTGCTGACCCCAAACCCGGTCGGCATCATTGATGACTCCGCCAAGGATTTGCTGGAGAAGCTCGCCAAAGGATTCGGTAAAAGCCTCAAGGCGCTCGAAGAGAACAACTCAAAAGACGCGCAAAATGCCGTGCTGATTTTTTCCCGCGCTCATGACAGCCTTATTACCTTGGAAAACGGTATCAGCAGCGCACGCAATACCGCGCGCTGGACCCTGCGCGGCAGATTTGTGTCTCGGGAGGTCAAAGACATTGCCAGTCGTTACGAACGGCATGCCGTGCGCTTGTACGCCAGCGCCCTGCTCTTCTCTGAGGCCTTTGCGGATGCATTGCGCAAAGAACAGGGGCCTCCGCCCGCCTCGCTGCATGAGCGGCTGGCAAACGTTGCCTCCGGCTGCGCAGCGATTGCCAGCGACGGCGAGAAGCCGGTATTGATCCCCGTTTCCGATAATCAATTGGCCGATGCCGTGTCGGCGCCTTGGCAAATCTGCCTACAGCATTTGAGCACCGTCGAAAGCGCGCTGCAGAGTTTTAGTGCCAGCGCGCAAAGCGATGGGAAATAA
- the ychF gene encoding redox-regulated ATPase YchF, producing MGFNCGIVGLPNVGKSTLFNALTKSGIAAENFPFCTIEPNTGIVPMPDPRLAALAAIVNPQRILPTTMEFVDIAGLVAGASKGEGLGNKFLANIRETDAIAHVVRCFEDENVIHVSNSVDPKRDIEIIDLELIFADLDSCEKQLQKVARNAKGGDKEAVAQKALLEQLIAHFTLGKPARSLIKNMDADEKQIIKGFHLLTTKPVMYIANVAEDGFENNPLLDVVLAIAEEEGAIVVPVCNKIEAEIAELDDGEEKDMFLEALGLEEPGLNRVIRAGYEMLNLQTYFTAGVQEVRAWTVKVGATAPQAAGVIHTDFEKGFIRAEVIAYDDFIQYKGEAGAKEAGKWRLEGKDYIVKDGDVLHFRFNV from the coding sequence ATGGGATTTAACTGCGGCATCGTCGGCCTGCCTAACGTCGGCAAGTCCACCCTGTTCAACGCCCTGACCAAATCCGGTATTGCGGCTGAGAACTTCCCCTTCTGCACGATCGAGCCGAACACCGGTATCGTGCCGATGCCGGATCCGCGTCTGGCAGCACTGGCGGCCATCGTTAACCCTCAGCGCATCCTGCCAACCACGATGGAATTCGTTGACATCGCGGGCCTGGTAGCTGGCGCGTCGAAAGGTGAAGGCCTGGGCAACAAGTTCCTGGCCAACATCCGCGAGACCGATGCCATCGCTCACGTGGTCCGCTGCTTTGAAGACGAAAACGTGATTCACGTTTCCAACAGCGTTGACCCTAAGCGCGACATCGAAATCATCGACCTTGAGCTGATCTTTGCCGACCTCGACAGCTGCGAAAAGCAACTGCAGAAAGTCGCGCGCAACGCCAAAGGCGGTGACAAAGAAGCCGTCGCTCAGAAAGCCCTGCTGGAGCAACTGATTGCTCACTTCACCTTGGGCAAGCCAGCACGCAGTCTGATCAAGAACATGGACGCCGATGAGAAACAAATCATCAAGGGCTTCCACCTTCTGACCACCAAGCCGGTGATGTACATCGCCAACGTGGCTGAAGACGGTTTTGAGAACAACCCGTTGCTCGACGTGGTGCTGGCCATTGCCGAAGAAGAAGGCGCCATCGTGGTTCCGGTCTGCAACAAGATCGAAGCCGAGATTGCCGAACTCGACGACGGCGAAGAAAAGGACATGTTCCTTGAAGCCCTGGGCCTTGAAGAGCCTGGCCTGAACCGTGTGATCCGTGCCGGTTACGAAATGCTCAACCTGCAAACCTACTTCACCGCCGGCGTTCAAGAAGTACGCGCCTGGACCGTAAAAGTAGGCGCGACCGCCCCGCAAGCAGCTGGCGTGATCCACACCGACTTCGAAAAAGGCTTTATCCGTGCCGAAGTTATCGCCTACGACGACTTCATCCAGTACAAGGGTGAAGCTGGCGCGAAAGAAGCCGGAAAATGGCGTCTGGAAGGCAAGGACTACATCGTTAAAGACGGCGACGTCCTGCACTTCCGCTTCAACGTGTAA
- the pth gene encoding aminoacyl-tRNA hydrolase encodes MTAIKLIVGLGNPGTEYEQTRHNAGALFVERLASANGVNLVADRKYFGLTGRFSHQGQDVRLLIPTTYMNRSGQAVAALAGFYRIAPESILVAHDELDLPPGVAKLKLGGGHGGHNGLRDIIAQLGNNNNFYRLRLGIGHPGVASMVSNFVLGRAPRAEQEKLDASIDFALGVLPDILAGEWNRAMKNLHSQKA; translated from the coding sequence GTGACCGCCATAAAACTGATCGTTGGCCTGGGAAATCCAGGCACCGAATACGAACAGACCCGGCATAACGCAGGGGCCCTTTTTGTTGAGCGTCTCGCATCGGCAAACGGCGTCAATCTCGTTGCTGATCGCAAATATTTTGGCCTGACCGGGCGTTTCAGCCATCAAGGTCAGGATGTTCGTCTGTTGATTCCCACCACCTATATGAACCGAAGCGGCCAGGCCGTTGCGGCGCTTGCCGGTTTCTACCGCATTGCGCCGGAATCCATATTGGTGGCCCACGACGAACTCGATCTCCCACCGGGTGTTGCCAAGCTCAAGCTGGGCGGCGGCCATGGGGGTCATAACGGCTTGCGTGACATCATTGCGCAACTGGGAAACAACAATAATTTCTACCGTCTGCGGCTCGGCATTGGCCACCCAGGCGTCGCGAGCATGGTGTCCAACTTTGTCCTGGGTCGTGCGCCACGCGCCGAGCAGGAAAAACTGGACGCCAGCATCGATTTTGCCCTCGGCGTGCTGCCGGATATCCTCGCCGGGGAATGGAACCGTGCGATGAAAAACCTGCACAGCCAGAAGGCCTGA
- a CDS encoding 50S ribosomal protein L25/general stress protein Ctc, whose product MNDFTLNAEVRSDLGKGASRRLRRLASLVPAVVYGGDKAPESISMLAKEVAKLLENEAAYSHVIELTVGGVKQNVIIKALQRHPAKGHVMHADFVRVVAGQKLTAIVPVHFVGEAAPIKKGGEISHVIAEIEVSCLPKDLPEFIEVDLANAEVGAIIHLSDITAPKGVEFVALAHGNDLAVANVHAPRVAPEAE is encoded by the coding sequence ATGAACGATTTTACTCTGAATGCTGAAGTGCGTTCCGACCTGGGGAAAGGTGCGAGCCGCCGCCTGCGTCGTCTCGCAAGCCTGGTTCCAGCTGTAGTTTACGGTGGCGACAAAGCCCCTGAATCCATCAGCATGCTGGCTAAAGAAGTTGCCAAACTGCTCGAAAACGAAGCTGCTTACAGCCACGTTATCGAACTGACCGTTGGCGGCGTTAAGCAAAACGTAATCATCAAAGCTCTGCAGCGTCACCCGGCTAAAGGCCACGTGATGCACGCTGACTTCGTGCGCGTTGTTGCTGGTCAAAAGCTGACTGCAATCGTTCCAGTTCACTTTGTTGGTGAAGCTGCTCCGATCAAGAAAGGCGGCGAGATCTCGCACGTTATCGCGGAAATCGAAGTTTCCTGCCTGCCAAAAGACCTGCCTGAATTCATCGAAGTTGACCTGGCTAACGCTGAAGTCGGCGCGATCATTCACCTGTCGGACATCACCGCTCCTAAAGGCGTTGAGTTCGTAGCTCTGGCACACGGTAACGACTTGGCAGTAGCCAACGTTCACGCTCCGCGTGTAGCACCAGAAGCCGAGTAA